The region ATCGCCGCCTCGGCATTGACGAATTGCACGGGAGCGCCGTCGACGGCGATCTCACCGCTGTCGGGCTGGTAGATTCCGGTCAGAATCTTGACGAGCGTCGACTTGCCCGCGCCGTTCTCGCCGATCAGCGCCGTCACGGTGCCGGGATAGAGCGCGACATCCACCTGATCGAGCGCCTTGACTCCGGGGAACGTCTTGGAAATGCCGCGCATCTCCAGAAGCGGAGCCGGGGTCTCGGGGATCGCTTGAACCGCGGACATGGAAATCCTTCCAGGTGCCGAATGAGAGCAAGGAGGGCGCGGCTGTCCACGCCCTCTCTCCGAGTGGCTTTTCGAGATCAGAAGATCTTGGCGAACTCGTCGACGTTGTTCTTGTCGTAGACGAAGGGGTCGGCCATGGCGGCCTCGCCGTTGTCGCCGATCTTGATCTTGCCCATGCGGCCGGCATTGATCTCGGCGCCGGGCTTGCCGTCGGTCTCGCCCTTCACGAGGCGATAGGCGATCTGCGTGGCGGAATAGCCGAGATCGATCGGGTTCCAGATCGCGAACTCCTTCGTCGCGCCGGAATGGACCGCGCCCGCCATCTCGGAGGGAAGCCCGAGGCCCGTCACATAGACCTGCCCGATCTTGCCCGCATCCTTCACCACCTGCGAAGCGGCGAGCACGCCCACCGTCGTGGGAGCGACGATCACCTTTACGTTGGGATGGGATTTCAGCAGGCCCTGGGCCTCGCGATAGCTCTTATCGGCCAGATCGTCGCCATAAACGGTCGTGACGAGATTCAGGCCGGGATATTTCGGGAGCTGCTTCTTCATCTCGGCGATCCAGGTGTTCTGGTTGGTCGAGGTGGAGGTCGCGGACAGGATCGCGAAATCACCCTTGCCGTCCGGCAGGTGGGATGCCGCGAGCTTCAGGCACATGTTGCCGATCAACTCGTTCGAGGACGGGTTGAGGTGCACGATGCGCCCGTCCTTGCCGACGGCGGAATCCCAGGAGATCACCTTGATGCCGCGCTGCGCGGCCCGCTTCAGCGCGGGCACAACGGCATCGGGATCGTTGGCCGAGATGGCGATCGCATCCACGCGCTGGGCGATGAGCGCATTGATGACCTCGATCTGCCCTTCGGCCGTCGTGCTTGTCGGCCCCGTATAGATGACCTCGACACCGCCGAGTTCCTTCGCGGCTTCCTGGGCGCCCTTGTTGGCCGCCTCGAAGAATCCGTTGCCGAGCGACTTGGCCACGAGACCGATCTTCATGTTCTGGGCGCTTGCCGACCCGGCGAAGAGCGCCACGCTCAACGCCGTGCCGAGAGCAAGTTTTGCAAATGCTTTCATGGTCTTCCTCCCTCTGAAACACCTCTCGGCCGCTCTCAGGCGGCCGATGAGGATTCCTCAGTCCGATCTGCCGCCGTCGTTCCGGCGACGATCAGCTTGATTCCTGCATTCTCGATCATGGTCCTGGCCGAATCCGGGATGGCGTCGTCGGTAATCAGCGTCGAGACACGCTCGAGCGGGCAGAGAATGAGACTGGAGCGGCGCTGGAACTTGGTGGAATCCACCATCAGAACCAGCTCGTCCGCCTGATTGATGAGTTTCTGCTCGGCCTGGATGATCAGGGCATCCTGCTCCATGACGCCGAGCCCGCCGACACCCTGAGCCCCCATGAACATCCGGCGCGCATAGAAATTCCGCGTCACGTCGTTCTCGAAAGGCGAGAGAATGATGCTCTGATCGCGGTAGATCGCGCCGCCCGGCAGCATCACCTGATTCTTGGAATGCTTCACGAGATGCTCGGCTATGGCGAACGAGTTCGTGAATATCTGCAGCCGCCGGGTCGTCAGGTAATGCACCATCTGGAACGTCGTGGTGCCGCCATTGATGATGATGGCGTCCCCCTCCGTGCAAAGAGCCACGGCCTCACGCGCAATCGCCCGCTTCTTGGCGAGGTTCTCGCCCTCCGACACCCGGAACGGCTTGGCCGCGAGGCTGCCGATCTGGGCCGGATGAAGAGCCTCCGCCCCGCCGCGAACCCGGCGCAGGCGCCCCTGAACGTGCAGGGCCGCAATATCGCGGCGGATCGTGGCCTCCGACGCGGACGTCAGCTCCACGAGATCCTGGACTGTCGCAACCGGCTTCTCCTGGACGGCGCTCAGGATGATCCGGTGCCTTTCACGTTCGTGCATGGTTCCTCAACAAGGTCGATCGACAATGATCGGAAGGATCAAATACCTTTCAGGGTCACGCAAGTTATCGCCCTAGACTGCGCACCGAACCGCTCACAGTCAATCAAGATCGACATACCACCTTCGTATCATGATCATTATTGATCAGATTTGATTGAATATGGTTGACATGATGGGGGCTTCCGGCCACCTTTCGCTCAAATCCGGGGCAGTCTGCGCCCCGTGAGCGGACAGGAGGAAACCGTGGACACCGCGACCCAAGCCGTCAAACTCCTCGACAATCAGTGGGATGACGCCAAGGCTGCCGCCTTGGATGAGCCGGGCCTCCTTCTCTACCGCTCCAACCTGCTTGGCGCCGACAAGCGGATCACCAATTACGGCGGCGGCAACACGTCGGCCAAGGTGATGGAGACCGATCCGCTGACGGGCGAGACGGTCGAGGTGCTCTGGGTCAAGGGCTCGGGCGGAGACGTCGGCACGATCAAGCTCGACGGGTTCGCCACCCTCTACATGGACAAGCTGCGGTCTCTGAAGAACCTCTACAAGGGTGTCGAGGACGAAGACCGCATGGTCGGCTTCCTGCCCCATGCCACCTTCAACCTGAACACGCGCGCGGCCTCGATCGACACGCCGCTCCATGGCTTCCTCCCGTACAAGCATGTGGATCACATGCATCCGGACGCGATCATCGCCATCGCAGCGTCCAGGAACTCCCGTGAACTGACCCGGGAGATCTTCGGCGAGGAAATCGGATGGTTGCCGTGGCGTCGGCCGGGCTTTCAGCTCGGTCTCGACCTCGAAGCCTTTGCCAAGGCCAATCCCAACGCCAAGGGCGTGGTGCTCGAAAGCCATGGCCTCTTCACCTGGGCCGACGACGCCAAGGAATGCTACGCACTCACCCTGCGGATCATCAATCAGGCCATTCAATGGTTCGCGGAGCGGACCGCAGGCAAAGCGGCTTTCGGCGGAGCCGTCGCGTCCAGTCTCGGGCGGGACGAGCGCCGCAGGATCGCCGCGCGCCTGATGCCGGAGATCCGCGGCAGGATCGGACAGGCGGAGCGCAAGCTCGGTCATTTCGACGACCAGGATGCGGTGCTCGAATTCGTCAACTCGGCCGACCTGAAGCCACTCGCCCAGCTCGGCACCAGCTGCCCCGATCACTTCCTGCGCACGAAAATCCGTCCGCTCGTGCTCGATTTCGACCCGAAATCCCCGGACGTGGACGCCGTTCTCGCCGGCCTCGATGCGGCGCTCGAGGCATACCGCGCCGACTACACGCGCTACTACGAGCAGTCGAAGCATCCGAACAGCCCGAAGATGCGCGATCCCAATCCGGTGATCTTCCTGATCCCCGGCGTCGGCATGCTGTCCTTCGCCCGCGACAAGGCGACGGCGCGCATCGCGAGCGAGTTCTACGTCAACGCCATCAACGTGATGCGCGGAGCCTCCTCGGTGTCCGAGTATCAGGGACTTCCCGAGCAGGAAGCCTTCGACATCGAATACTGGCTGCTCGAGGAAGCCAAGCTCCAGCGCATGCCGAGGCCGAAGAGCCTCGCCGGTCGGGTGGCCTTCATCACCGGCGGCGCCGGGGGCATCGGACGCGCCACGGCCGAGCGGCTGGTGGGGGAAGGCGCCTGTGTGGTTCTGGCGGATATCGACGAGGAATCCCTGGCCACTACGGTCCAGGAATTCTCCAAGCGCTTCGGTCAGGATTCGGTGCGCGGAGTGAGGCTCAACGTCACGAGCGAGCCGGACGTCCTGTCCTCCTTCATCGAGGCCAGCGTCGAATTCGGCGGCATCGATATCCTCGTGTCCAATGCGGGCATCGCTTCCTCGGCTCCCGTGGAAGACACCGATCTGGCCATGTGGAACCGGAACATCGACATTCTCGCCACCGGCTATTTCCTCGTTTCGCGCGAAGCCTTCCGCCTGTTCCGGCGCCAGAAGCTCGGCGGCAACGTGGTGTTCGTCTCGTCGAAGAACGGCCTCGCCTCATCGCCCAACGCTTCCGCCTATTGCACCGCCAAGGCGGCGGAGATCCACCTCGCCCGCTGCCTGGCGCTGGAGGGCGCGGAAGCCGGCATCCGCGTGAACACGGTGAACCCTGATGCGGTGCTGCGCGGCTCCAAGATCTGGACGGGAGAATGGCGCGAGCAGCGCGCCGCCTCGTCCAAGCTCGCCGTCGACGAACTGGAGGAGCATTACCGCAAGCGCTCGCTGCTGAAGCTCAACGTCTTCCCGGAGGATATCGCCGAGGCGATCTATTTCCTCGCTTCCGATCTGTCCGCGAAATCGACGGGCAACATCATCAACGTGGATGCCGGCAACGCGACGTCGTTCACGCGATAGGCCAAGAGCATTTTTCGGTGAAGTGGACCCGGTTCACCGTCAAAAAATGCGGCAAAGCAAGCAAGGGAGGTGCTTCCATTTGCGTGGAAGCACCTCTAGCACCAGGGAGGACGCCATGACCGAACAGAGGATTGCGGGAGAAACCGTCTCCGACGACAACGAGAAGCGCATGGGCGCCTTGAAGGCGGATTACGAGGCCTTGGGCGCCAGGCTCGCGCGGGACGGGATCGACATCGATGCAGTCACCGGCAAGGTGTGTGAGTTCTTCGTGGCGGTTCCGTCCTGGGGCGTCGGCACGGGCGGCACCCGGTTCGCGCGCTTTCCCGGTCCCGGCGAGCCGCGCAACATCTTCGACAAGCTCGACGATTGCGCGGTGATCCACCAGCTCACCCGAGCGACGCCGACGGTATCTCTGCACATCCCCTGGGACAAGGTCGACGACCCGAGACGGCTCAAGACGCATGGCGATGCGCTGGGTCTCGGCTTCGATGCCATGAACTCCAACACCTTCTCCGATGCGCCCGGCCAGGAGAGGAGCTACAAGTTCGGCTCCTTGAGCCACACCGATGCCGCGACGCGCCGGCAGGCCGTCGAGCACAACATCGAATGCATCGAGATCGGCAAGGCCATCGGGTCCAAGGCGCTCACGGTCTGGATCGGGGACGGGTCCAACTTCCCGGGCCAGACGAACTTCACCCGGAGCTTCGAGCGCTATCTCGAATCCATGAAGGCGATCTACCAGCGCCTGCCGGAAGACTGGCGCATCTTCTCCGAGCACAAGATGTACGAGCCGGCCTTCTATTCGACCGTCGTGCAGGACTGGGGCACCAACTACCTGATCGCCACGGAGCTCGGCGACAAGGCCTATTGCCTCGTCGATCTCGGGCACCACGCGCCGAACGTGAACATCGAGATGATCGTCGCCCGCCTGATCCAGTTCAGGAAGCTCGGGGGCTTCCATTTCAACGATTCGAAGTACGGTGACGACGATCTCGACGCGGGCGCCATCGATCCCCATCGGCTCTTCCTCGTGTTCAACGAGCTGGTGGATGCGGAGCACCGCCGGGCCGAGAACTTTCACCCCGCCCATATGATTGACCAGTCGCACAACGTGACTGATCCCATCGAGAGCCTGATCCGCAGCGCCAACGAGATCCGCCGCGCCTATGCTCAGGCGCTTCTCGTGAACCGGAAAGCCCTCGAAGGCTATCAGGACGACAACGACGCCCTTATGGCATCCGAGACGCTGAAGGCCGCCTACCGCACCGATGTCGAGCCGATCCTGGCGATGGCGCGGCTGCAGGCCGGAGGCGCCGTCGATCCGATCGCGGCCTATCGGGCCAGCGGCTACCGCCGAAGGATCGCCGAGGAGCGTCCCGCCGTCGCCGGCGGCGGTGGCGGCATCGTCTGAGGTCTCAGAGCGCCCCCTTCATGGACTCGGTCTTTCCCCCGACGTCCTCCTTGTCCTTCCGGATGACGCTGATCGTGCCGTCGCCCTCGATATAGGCCCGCTTCACCTCGGAGCAGTGCTCGATGCCCTGCTCCCGCAGCTGGCTGTTGAGCTCCTCGGTCGTGATCATCTCCTGGCGCATGTTCCTGGGCAGCATCTTGCCGTTCTCGATCAGCAGCAGCGGCGGCGGCCGTGTGAGGCGCTGGAACGCGGGGAAGTGGAAGCCGAGCCAGTCGATGGCATAGTTCCAGAACACGATGGTGAGAACGAGGACGATCCCCTCCGTGACCGACTTGTACTCGCTCGCCATCGCGTTCTGCGACGCATCGGCGATGAGGACGATCACGAGAAGGTCGGCGACGCCGATCACGCCGGTCTGGCGCTTGAGCAGGAATCTCAGGATCAGGAACAGCATGATGTAGATCATCGTCCCGCGCACGACGGTCTCCAGGACGGAGTGAGAGGGTATGAAGATCTCCTGCCAGTCGATCATGGTCGGACCTCATTTATCGGGCGCATCACGCGCAAGCCGGAAGGATGAAGGCGGGTATGCCCTGCCATAGGATGACGACGAGCGAGAGACCGCTGATCAGCATCCCGGCCTGGCTGATGAAGCGGTCGGGTGCGGCAGCCGTCTCTCCCAGCCTCCCATGGACGCGCCGTGACTGGAGCAAAGACAAGGCCGCGACGCCAAGGGCTGCGATCGTCGTGAGCAGGACAACGGCGTGGACGCTTCCCACACCGATGATCGTCGCATCGGCCCATTCGCGGCCACATAGCGTGGACGTCACGGCATAAATGATCGTGAACTGGACCGCCCAGGCGATGAGTCCGGCCAGCATCAGGAGAACCTGTCCCGTCCGCCGCCCGCTCATGCTAGACGCCTCCCGTCAGACGCGGGAACCCGTGGACGAGAGCGAGCCCGACCAGTCCCTGGCCGACCGTGTAGAACCAGAACAGCATCATGTTGTCGAAAGTCGTCCGGCGGACGCTGTCGAGCCTGCCCGCGAGCCACCGGGCGATGGTGTAGAGGCCCATGATCAGCGTCGTCAGCACGAAGAAGATCTGCAGGGACACGATGCCGTAGACCGCGGCCCCGTAGGCGTGGACCGAGGGACTGAGACCGGTCTGCCATTGCGCCCGGAGATCCGCCGCCGCGGCTCCGCCGACGAGCAGGAGCGCCACGGCGATCAGCACCGGCACGGATCGCGGGCTGCGACGATCCTCGCCCCTCAACATCCGGCTGGCATAGGCGATCAGGACGGCGCTGACGATGTAGAGCGCTCCCGAGACGAAGGGGCTGATCCCATCGGGCAATGCGGTGCCCTGCGGCGGCCATGCGGCGGGGTTCACAAGCCACAGGAACAGATAGGAGAAGATCAGGCAGGTGAAGACCATCCCGGTGACGACCATCAGGACGATCATCGCCCACCAGGAATGGTTCATGGATCCGGTCGCATAGACGGGAACGACGATCCCGCCGCCGATGTCGGCGGGCGGGCGGACCGGTCCCGGATCGGTGTCCCAGAGCCACCAGATCACGCAGGCGACCGCGAGCACGCCGCAGGTCGCCGACAGGAGCACCATCTTGACGGTGAGGAGCAGGAAGAACGCGGCCGTGAACACCGCGGCGAGCAAGGGCTGCCAGCCGGGGCCGGGAACCTGGAGGATGTATTGCGGCTGCGCATCGAAGGGGCTCGTCACCAGCGTCTCGCGTCCGCCGGTGGCGGTTCCGGGCAGGTAGTAGCGTCCGTCCTGCACGTCCTTAGACAGGTTGGGCTGGTCCCAGAGCGGGTCGCGACTGGCGACGACGGGAATGCTGCGGGTGTTGTAGTTGGCGTTCGGCAGCCATTCGAGCGTGCCGGCATTCCAGACGTTGCCGGCATTCTCGTCCCGAGCGATCCTGAACCTGCGGGCGAAGTCGACGATGAAGAGCGCGACGCCGGCGGCGATCATGAAGGCCCCGATGGTGGAGACGAGGTTGAGCGCGTCCCATCCCATGCCGACCGGATAGGTATAGACGCGCCGGGGCATGCCGATGAGGCCGGTGACGTGCATCGGCAGGAAGGTCACGTTGACGCCGACGAACATGAGGCCGAACACCCAGCGCCCGACCCGCTCGGAGAGTGCATATTGGCTTGCCACCGGCACCCAGTAATAGAAGGCTGCGAAGAGCGGAAACACCATGCCGCCGATGAGCACGTAATGCAGGTGCGCCACCACGAAATAGCTGTCGTGCGCCTGCCAGTCGAAGGGCGCCATGGCGACCATTACGCCGGTGAGGCCACCGAGCGTGAAGATGAACAGGAAGCCGATGATGAAGAGCGACGGCGTCGTGAGCTTCATGCGGCCCGACGCGATGGTGGCGATCCAGGCGAAGACCTGGATGCCGCTCGGCACCGCCACCGCCGTGCTGGCGGCGGAGAAGAAGCTCAAGGACATCTTCGGCAGGCCCGTGGCGAACATGTGGTGCACCCACAGGCCGAAGGAGAGGAAGCCCGTGGCCACCAGGGCGAGCACGACCAGCCGGTAGCCGACGAGCGGCGTCTGCGCCATGGCGGGCACGATCATCGACACCATGCCGGTGGCGGGCAGGAAGATGATGTAGACCTCCGGGTGGCCGAAGAACCAGAACAGGTGCTGCCACAGAAGCGGATCCCCGCCCCTCTCGGCGATGAAGAACGGCCAGTCGAAGGCGCGCTCCATCTCGAGCAGCAAGGTGCCGAGGATGATCGCCGGGAAGCCGATGACGATCATGACGGCGAAGACGAGCATGGCCCAGGAATAGACCGGCATCCTGTCGAGGCTCATGCCGACCGCGCGGGTCTTCATCACGCCGACGATGATCTCGATGGCGCCCGCAATGGCCGAGATCTCGATGAAGCCGATGCCGAGAAGCCACCAATCCGCATTGTCGGCGGGCGAGTACTTGGAGCCCGTGAGCGGCGGATACATGAACCAGCCGCCATTCGGGGCGAGGCCGAAGAAGATCGTGCAGAAGAACACCAGGCCGCCGACGAAATAGGCCCAGAAGGCATAGGCCGAGAGGCGCGGGAACGGCAGGTCGCGGGCCGCCTGCATGTTGGGCAGAAGATAGACGCTCGCCGCCTCCACGGCCGGCACGGCGAAGAGGAACATCATCACCGTGCCGTGCATGGTGAAGAGCTGGTTGTAGAGATCGTGCCCGACGAAATCGCTCTCCGGCGCCGCGAGCTGCACGCGCATGATCAGCGAGAGGATTCCCGCCAGGATGAAGAACAGGAACGCCGTGCCGACATACCAGAGGCCCACATAGGTGTTGTTGACGGCCGTGATGAAGCTGAGGCCGCGCGGAGCTTCCCATGCCTTCTTGAGCGCCTCGAACTCGCCCGCGGGGCGCGGCAGCGGATTGGGAAGCGCGGGCTCCCGCTCGTCGAAGGCTTCGGAGCGCTCGGGCGCGTTCATTTCAAGCTCTCCAGATAAGCCGCCAAGGACCGAAGCTCCTCACCCGTGAACGAGCCGTAGGACGGCATCCGCACGCCCGGCTTGATGTGCTGCGTGTTGGCGATCCACCCGGCGAGCGTGCCGACATTGTTGGGAAACTGACCTGCCCCGATGGTGCGTCGGCTTCCCACATGGGTCAGGTCCGGCCCGAATGCCCCGTCGGCCTCCGTCCCGCGCACCACGTGGCAGGATCCGCATCCGGCGGCGCGGAACAGATCGCGGCCACGAACGAGAGATGGCAGGTCCGGCTCCCGCGCGGGCTTCGCCTGCGCGGCTCTCCAAGCATCGAAAGCCGCGGGCTCCAGCGCCACCACGTCGAAGGCCATGCGCGCATGCTGATCGCCGCAGAATTCCGCGCAGACACCGCGATAGATTCCGGGGCGCTCCGCCGTGAAGCTGAGGCGGTTGATGCGCCCCGGGATCATGTCGATCTTGCCGCCCAGGTTCGGGATCCAGAAACTGTGGATCACGTCGGCGGCGGTCACCGTCACGGTCACGGGTTGCCCGACAGGAATGATAAGTTCGTTGGCGGTGGAGAATTCGGGTCTTGCACCTTCCTCCGGATACTTCACCCGCCACCAATATTGCTCGCCGGTCACCGCGACCTGGAGCGCGCCCGGCATCGGCACGTCCGTGTCGCGCATGACGATCAGCCCATAGGGCAGAAGCCCGGACAAAACCACGATGGGAAAGGCGAGCCCGCCGACCACGATGGTCCTGCGGCGACCAAGCCAGGCTCGCCGCTCGGGCGGGGCGAAAATCGCATAGAGCAGAAGCCCGGTCACGAGGAGGAAGATGAGCGTTCCGCCCAAAGTCATGATCAGGGTGAGCCAGTAGATCCGGAGAGCATCGCCCCCGGCCGGGTCGAGGGCCGATTGCACGCCGCTGCAGCCCGCAAGCGACAACGCACACACGAAGACCGCCGCGCGGTTCATCGCCGTGCAGCGCCAAGGGAGGCCGTGCGGTGTCGTTTCCAGAGCCATCCGCCCTACATGGGTCATGCATGCATTGAACGGATAAGCTTGGCCGTGAGACTTGGTTCCCGCAAAACATCCCACAGAGAGCCATGCACGAGCGAAGCGGCTCACCATGCGACGCCCCGCCTGGAACGGAGAATGCGCCTGCCGGTTGGCTCGTCGGATATCCTCAAGCAGAGCCCATGAACAGGCACGTACTTTTATGCATCGCCATCGTCCCCGCCTTGGCCGGTCTGCCCTCCTGCAGCGATCAGCCGGAGCAGGCGGCCGCGTTGCGGATCGCAGGCGGCGATCCCGGCCGAGGCCGGGCGTTGATACAGGCCTATGGCTGCGGGACCTGCCACACGATCAGCGGCGTGAGAGGCGCCAGAGGCAAGGTCGGCCCCGA is a window of Microvirga lotononidis DNA encoding:
- a CDS encoding DUF421 domain-containing protein; the encoded protein is MIDWQEIFIPSHSVLETVVRGTMIYIMLFLILRFLLKRQTGVIGVADLLVIVLIADASQNAMASEYKSVTEGIVLVLTIVFWNYAIDWLGFHFPAFQRLTRPPPLLLIENGKMLPRNMRQEMITTEELNSQLREQGIEHCSEVKRAYIEGDGTISVIRKDKEDVGGKTESMKGAL
- the coxB gene encoding cytochrome c oxidase subunit II: MTHVGRMALETTPHGLPWRCTAMNRAAVFVCALSLAGCSGVQSALDPAGGDALRIYWLTLIMTLGGTLIFLLVTGLLLYAIFAPPERRAWLGRRRTIVVGGLAFPIVVLSGLLPYGLIVMRDTDVPMPGALQVAVTGEQYWWRVKYPEEGARPEFSTANELIIPVGQPVTVTVTAADVIHSFWIPNLGGKIDMIPGRINRLSFTAERPGIYRGVCAEFCGDQHARMAFDVVALEPAAFDAWRAAQAKPAREPDLPSLVRGRDLFRAAGCGSCHVVRGTEADGAFGPDLTHVGSRRTIGAGQFPNNVGTLAGWIANTQHIKPGVRMPSYGSFTGEELRSLAAYLESLK
- a CDS encoding bifunctional rhamnulose-1-phosphate aldolase/short-chain dehydrogenase, translated to MDTATQAVKLLDNQWDDAKAAALDEPGLLLYRSNLLGADKRITNYGGGNTSAKVMETDPLTGETVEVLWVKGSGGDVGTIKLDGFATLYMDKLRSLKNLYKGVEDEDRMVGFLPHATFNLNTRAASIDTPLHGFLPYKHVDHMHPDAIIAIAASRNSRELTREIFGEEIGWLPWRRPGFQLGLDLEAFAKANPNAKGVVLESHGLFTWADDAKECYALTLRIINQAIQWFAERTAGKAAFGGAVASSLGRDERRRIAARLMPEIRGRIGQAERKLGHFDDQDAVLEFVNSADLKPLAQLGTSCPDHFLRTKIRPLVLDFDPKSPDVDAVLAGLDAALEAYRADYTRYYEQSKHPNSPKMRDPNPVIFLIPGVGMLSFARDKATARIASEFYVNAINVMRGASSVSEYQGLPEQEAFDIEYWLLEEAKLQRMPRPKSLAGRVAFITGGAGGIGRATAERLVGEGACVVLADIDEESLATTVQEFSKRFGQDSVRGVRLNVTSEPDVLSSFIEASVEFGGIDILVSNAGIASSAPVEDTDLAMWNRNIDILATGYFLVSREAFRLFRRQKLGGNVVFVSSKNGLASSPNASAYCTAKAAEIHLARCLALEGAEAGIRVNTVNPDAVLRGSKIWTGEWREQRAASSKLAVDELEEHYRKRSLLKLNVFPEDIAEAIYFLASDLSAKSTGNIINVDAGNATSFTR
- the rhaS gene encoding rhamnose ABC transporter substrate-binding protein, whose translation is MKAFAKLALGTALSVALFAGSASAQNMKIGLVAKSLGNGFFEAANKGAQEAAKELGGVEVIYTGPTSTTAEGQIEVINALIAQRVDAIAISANDPDAVVPALKRAAQRGIKVISWDSAVGKDGRIVHLNPSSNELIGNMCLKLAASHLPDGKGDFAILSATSTSTNQNTWIAEMKKQLPKYPGLNLVTTVYGDDLADKSYREAQGLLKSHPNVKVIVAPTTVGVLAASQVVKDAGKIGQVYVTGLGLPSEMAGAVHSGATKEFAIWNPIDLGYSATQIAYRLVKGETDGKPGAEINAGRMGKIKIGDNGEAAMADPFVYDKNNVDEFAKIF
- a CDS encoding cbb3-type cytochrome c oxidase subunit I; this encodes MNAPERSEAFDEREPALPNPLPRPAGEFEALKKAWEAPRGLSFITAVNNTYVGLWYVGTAFLFFILAGILSLIMRVQLAAPESDFVGHDLYNQLFTMHGTVMMFLFAVPAVEAASVYLLPNMQAARDLPFPRLSAYAFWAYFVGGLVFFCTIFFGLAPNGGWFMYPPLTGSKYSPADNADWWLLGIGFIEISAIAGAIEIIVGVMKTRAVGMSLDRMPVYSWAMLVFAVMIVIGFPAIILGTLLLEMERAFDWPFFIAERGGDPLLWQHLFWFFGHPEVYIIFLPATGMVSMIVPAMAQTPLVGYRLVVLALVATGFLSFGLWVHHMFATGLPKMSLSFFSAASTAVAVPSGIQVFAWIATIASGRMKLTTPSLFIIGFLFIFTLGGLTGVMVAMAPFDWQAHDSYFVVAHLHYVLIGGMVFPLFAAFYYWVPVASQYALSERVGRWVFGLMFVGVNVTFLPMHVTGLIGMPRRVYTYPVGMGWDALNLVSTIGAFMIAAGVALFIVDFARRFRIARDENAGNVWNAGTLEWLPNANYNTRSIPVVASRDPLWDQPNLSKDVQDGRYYLPGTATGGRETLVTSPFDAQPQYILQVPGPGWQPLLAAVFTAAFFLLLTVKMVLLSATCGVLAVACVIWWLWDTDPGPVRPPADIGGGIVVPVYATGSMNHSWWAMIVLMVVTGMVFTCLIFSYLFLWLVNPAAWPPQGTALPDGISPFVSGALYIVSAVLIAYASRMLRGEDRRSPRSVPVLIAVALLLVGGAAAADLRAQWQTGLSPSVHAYGAAVYGIVSLQIFFVLTTLIMGLYTIARWLAGRLDSVRRTTFDNMMLFWFYTVGQGLVGLALVHGFPRLTGGV
- a CDS encoding DeoR/GlpR family DNA-binding transcription regulator, giving the protein MHERERHRIILSAVQEKPVATVQDLVELTSASEATIRRDIAALHVQGRLRRVRGGAEALHPAQIGSLAAKPFRVSEGENLAKKRAIAREAVALCTEGDAIIINGGTTTFQMVHYLTTRRLQIFTNSFAIAEHLVKHSKNQVMLPGGAIYRDQSIILSPFENDVTRNFYARRMFMGAQGVGGLGVMEQDALIIQAEQKLINQADELVLMVDSTKFQRRSSLILCPLERVSTLITDDAIPDSARTMIENAGIKLIVAGTTAADRTEESSSAA
- the rhaI gene encoding L-rhamnose catabolism isomerase; amino-acid sequence: MTEQRIAGETVSDDNEKRMGALKADYEALGARLARDGIDIDAVTGKVCEFFVAVPSWGVGTGGTRFARFPGPGEPRNIFDKLDDCAVIHQLTRATPTVSLHIPWDKVDDPRRLKTHGDALGLGFDAMNSNTFSDAPGQERSYKFGSLSHTDAATRRQAVEHNIECIEIGKAIGSKALTVWIGDGSNFPGQTNFTRSFERYLESMKAIYQRLPEDWRIFSEHKMYEPAFYSTVVQDWGTNYLIATELGDKAYCLVDLGHHAPNVNIEMIVARLIQFRKLGGFHFNDSKYGDDDLDAGAIDPHRLFLVFNELVDAEHRRAENFHPAHMIDQSHNVTDPIESLIRSANEIRRAYAQALLVNRKALEGYQDDNDALMASETLKAAYRTDVEPILAMARLQAGGAVDPIAAYRASGYRRRIAEERPAVAGGGGGIV